The genomic region TCTCGTCCAGTTCGGGCACAACGACTCCAAGGTCGCCGATCCCTCGCGGTACACCGAGCCGTGGACGACGTATCAGGACTATCTCCGTCAGTACGTCGACGGGGCGCGGGCGCGGGGGGCGCGGCCCGTGCTGGCCACGTCCGTGGAGCGGCGGAAGTTCGACGCCGGTGGGGGTGCCGTGGGCACCCATGGCGATTACCCGCCTGCCATGCGGGCGCTGGCCGCGGGCGAAGGTGTGGCACTTCTCGACATTCAGGCTCTGTCGATTGCGTTGTGGCAGGAACTCGGGGTCGAGGAGACGAAGAAGTACTTCAACTGGACCGATGTCGAGCAGGACAACACGCATTTCAATCCGCCGGGGGCCATTGCCGTGGCTCGGATGGTGGCGGGTGAGTTGCTGCGTCGGCGGATTGTGGTGCGTCGGGATGTTCGGCGGCTCGATGAGGTGATTCCTGAGTCTTGGATCAGTTGGCCGGAGTCTTAGTACTGCACGCTGAAGGTTTGTTTGCGGCTGCTGGTCCGTTGTGGCTTGTCGCGCAGTTCCCCGCGCCCCTAAAGAACCTTGGCCCTCCCCGTTATGTTTTCCGCGGTCCTGCAAGAGGGCCGCTGGCCTCCGGGCCCGGCATGACTGTGTCCCCCTGTCGAACGGATGACCTGGGGGGTGGTGTCACCGGGCCCGGGAGGTGCCGTCGGAGACGCTGATGAGAGGTCCGGCCACCGCCCGGTCCGGCGCAATGCCGGGCAGTTCGCGGGCGGCAGGTCTGCATAACGTGGATGCGCGCGTACGACACCACTGCCGAGGCCGGCACGTTCAACTTCCCTGGAAGGGCGCGATGTTCGACACCCAAGACGTGGGCGTATTCCTCGGCCTGGACGTCGGCAAGAGCGCCCATCACGGCCATGGGCTCACGCCAGCCGGGAAGAAGGTCCTCGACAAGCAGCTGCCCAACAGCGAGCCGAAACTACGGGCCGTCTTCGACAAGCTGACCGCGAAGTTCGGCACCGTGCTGGTGATCGTGGACCAGCCCGCCTCGATCGGGGCTCTCCCCCTGACCGTGGCCCGGGACGCCGGCTGCGAGGTCGCCTACCTGCCCGGCCTGGCCATGCGGCGGATCGCCGACCTGTACCCGGGTGAGGCCAAGACCGACGCGAAGGACGCCGCGGTGATCGCGGATGCGGCCCGCACCATGCCGCACACCCTGCGCTCGCTGGAGCTCACCGACGAGATCACCGCCGAACTCACGGTCCTCGTGGGCTTCGACCAGGACCTCGCCGCTGAGGCCACCCGCACGTCCAACCGGATACGCGGCCTGCTCACCCAGTTCCACCCGTCGCTGGAACGCGTTCTGGGCCCCCGCCTCGACCACCAGGCCGTCACCTGGCTGCTGGAGCGCTACGGCTCCCCGGCCGCACTGCGCAAAGCCGGCCGCCGCAGGCTCGTCGAGCTCATCCGGCCCAAGGCCCCGCGCATGGCCCAGCGGCTGATCGACGATGTCTTCGAGGCGTTGGACGAGCAGACCGTCGTGGTCCCGGGCACCGGCACCCTCGACATCGTCGTGCCCTCCCTGGCCCGCTCTCTCGCCGCTGTCCACGAACAGCGCCGGGCCCTGGAAGCCCAGATCAACGCCCTGCTGGAGGCCCACCCTCTTTCCCCGGTCCTGACGTCGATGCCCGGCGTCGGCGTCAGGACCGCCGCCGTCCTGCTGGTCACCGTCGGCGACGGCACCAGCTTCCCGAGCGCCGCCCACCTGGCCTCCTACGCCGGACTCGCCCCGACCACGAAGTCGTCGGGCACCTCGATCCATGGCGAACACGCACCCCGAGGCGGCAACCGCCAGCTCAAACGCGCCATGTTCCTGTCCGCCTTTGCCTGCATGAACGCCGATCCCGCCTCCCGCACCTACTACGACAAGTGCCGGGCCCGCGGAAAGACCCACACCCAGGCCATCCTCCGCCTCGCCCGCCAACGCATCAGCGTTCTGTTCGCCATGCTCCGCGACGGCACCTTCTACGAACCCCGCCTTCCCCAAGCGACAGCTGCATGAACCAGCCCACAGGCAGGTCGATTCAGGTCAACGCCTTGTGTCGTCTGTCCACGCCGAGATATCTGCGGCAGCCCGTCGGACAGCGTCCTCCTGGTCCCGGGCGAGGTTCGCGCAGGCCGCTGCGACGTCCGGCACACCGTCCGGTCCCACGAGCGCGTCATGCACCCCGGTCTGCAGCCAGTCAGCCTGGTTGTCGTCAGCCTCGGCAACCGCGAGAGCGATGAGCCTTACGGCGGCCACCGTCCCCACCCGGGCCAGGGCCTCTGCCGTCTGTCGGATCACCGCCGTGTCCTCGACGTCCAGCAGCAGCCCCACCAGCGCTTCCGCAGCCTCAGAAACATCAGCGAAGGAAGCAAGGTCGCGCCCGGCACGAACACGTTGCGTCCACGAAGGAGACGACGCCTCAGCCAAGGCCGCCTCCAACCCACTCATCATCTCTGGCACGACCAGACAGTCTCATGCCCCACGAAGAAGAACGGACCCCAAGCCGAAGCTGCCCACACGCTTGACGAAGAACATAGAGGCACCCCCCCGTTTGGAAGGAACCCGCACTCATGCGTAGCCCTGTGTGGCATGCCCATGTCATTGCATGCCTTGCTGGATGTACCGCTCTCGTCCTCGGTGTCACCGGGACCGTCGCCCATGCCCAGGTTGCTCAAGCCGCCCAGGGACGTGACCTCGGGCGGGAGACCCTCCCCGTCAGTGACGGCTGGGGGTCCGAGGGCACCGGTACCACGGGCGGTGCCGCCGCCACCGCCGAGCACGTCTACACCGTCACCAACTGGGCCGAGTTCAAAGCCGCGTTGAAGGCCGGTGGTGACGCGCCGAAGATCGTCAAGGTCGAGGGGGTCATCGATCCGGTGGCCGAGGGCTGTGCGTCCTTCGCCGCCGCGGGGTACGACTTCGACGCGTATCTGGAGAAGTACTCGCCGGAGAACTGGGGGCTGGACAAGGACCTGTCCGGAGAGCCCGCCGACAGCCCGGAGGGACTACGGGCCGCCTCCGCCGTCAACCAGGACAAGGCGATCAAGGCGAACGTCCCCGCCAACACCACCATCGTCGGGGTCGGCAGGAACGCCGGGATCAGAGGCGGCAGCCTGCAGATCAAGGGCGTCGACAACGTCATCCTGCGCAACCTCACCATCGAGGCCCCGCTGGACTGCTTCCCGCAGTGGGACCCGACCGACACCGACACCGGCGCCTGGAACTCGGAGTACGACGCGGTCGTCGTCTACGGCTCCACCCACGTCTGGGTCGACCACAACACCCTGACCGACGGCCGCTACCCGGACAGCACACTGCCGACGTACTTCGGCCAGACCTACCAGCAGCACGACGGGCTCCTCGACGTCGTGCGCGGCGCCAACTACGTGACGGTGTCCTGGAATTCGGTCGAGGACCACGACAAGACCATGCTCATCGGCAACAGCGACAGCGCCGGACCGACCGACACCGGCAAGCTCAAGGTCACGCTCCACCACAACCGGTTCGAGGGCGTCGTCGAGCGCGCGCCGCGCGTCCGCTTCGGGCAGGTCGACGCGTACAACAACCACTTCGTGGTGACCAAGGGGCAGTCGTACGGATACACCTTCGGCATCGGTGCCTCCTCGCAGCTGTACGCCTCGGACAACGCGTTCTCGCTGCCGGCCGACGTCAGCGCGGCCAAGACCCTGAAGAAGTGGAACGAGGCGCCGCTCACCGCCGAGAACAACTACGTCAACGGGAAGCTGACGGATCTCATCGCCGTCCACAACGCGGAGATCCCGGGGGAGACCCTCCCGTCGGGGGCCGGGTGGACCCCGACCCTGCGGACGAAGGTCGACTCGCCGCGGGCCGTGCCGGGCATCGTCGGCGGCCACGCCGGTGCCGGAAAGGTCTGCTGACCATGACCCTTCCGGCACCGGTCAGCAGACGGTCGTTCGTCGTGGCGAGCGTGGGGGCCGCGCTCGCGTTGGGGGGTGCCTCCCATGCGAGCGCGGGCGGGCGGTCTCCCTTCGGGCGGTACGGCTCGCCGTCCGCCCGGTTGAACGAGCGCACCCTGTACGTCCACCCCGGAGGCCTCGGCGACCACACCACCGTCCAGGCCGCCGTGAACGCCGCGAGCAGCAGCGGATACACGCTGGTCATCGCCCCGGGCACCTACCGTGAGACGGTCGCCGTGAGCGTCGCCCGTACCGACATGACCTGGATCGGGGCCTCGGGTGAGGCGCGTGACGTCGTGGTCGTCTACGACAACGCGGCCGGTACTCCGAAGCCCGGCGGCGGCACGTACGGTACGACCGGCTCGGCGACCACCCTCGTGCAGGCGGACGGGTTCGCCGCGCGGGACCTCACCTTCGCCAACGACTGGCTGCGCGCCGACCACCCCGGGGTCAGCGGCACCCAGGCCGTCGCCATCAAGGTGCAGGGCGACCGGTCGGCGTTCGTGCGGTGCCGGTTCCTCGGGCACCAGGACACCCTGTACGCCGACTCGATGGCGCTCGGCACTTTCGCCCGGCAGTACTTCCGGGACTGTTACGTCGAGGGTGACGTGGACTTCGTGTTCGGGCGGGCCACCGCCGTCTACGAGAACTGTCACTTCCGGACGCTGATCAGGGACGACCTGACCGGGGCACCGTACGGGTTCGTCTTCGCTCCCTCCACCGCGGGCGCCAACCCGCGCGGCTACCTGGTGACCGGTGGCCGGATCTCCAGCGAGGCGCCGGACGCCTACTACAAGCTGGCCCGCCCATGGGTGCCCAGCTCCGACACCACCGCCCGGCCCATGCTCACCGTGCGCGGGACCCGCCTCGGTGCCGGGATCGACGCGGTCGCGCCCTACACCAACATGTCGTCGGGCTTCCCGTGGCAGGACCAGCGGTTCGCCGAGTACCGGAACACCGGACCGGGCGCCGTCATCTCCGTACCGGAGCACCGGCCCCAGCTCACCGACGAGGAGGCCGCGTCCGCCACCCGGGCCGTGTACCTCGGCGACTGGACCCCCTGGAAGGGGTGCTGACATGCGCCGGCGCACACTGCTCACCGGGATCGCCGGTGGCCTGGTGGCCGTCGGCACGACCCCCGCCTTCGCGGAGGCCCGCCGCCACGTCCTGCACGTCCGCCCCGGCGGCTCCGTCCAGGACGCGGTGGACGCAGTGGAGGGGGAGGGCTGGACGATCGTCGTGCATCCGGGCACGTATCGCGAAGTCGTCAACATCCCTGCGGAGAAGGGCGAGTTGACGCTTCGCGGCGCGTCCCGCGATCCGCGGGACGCCGTGGTCGTCTTCGACAACGCCAACGGCACCCCCAGGCCAGGCGGAGGCACCTACGGCACCGCGGGCTCCGCCACCCTCACCTCGGCGGCGCCCGGCCTGACCGTCCGCGACCTCACCCTGGCCAACGACTGGCTGCGCGCCGACCACCCCGACATCACGGGCACACAGGCCGTGGCGGCGTACGTCACCGGGGACCGGTCGCGCTTCGAGCGGGTCCGGCTGCTGGCCCACCAGGACACGCTGTTCGCGGACACCACCGCGCTGGACGCCTTCGACCGGCAGTACTACCGGGACTGTTACGTCGAGGGTGACGTGGACTTCGTGTTCGGGCGGGCGCGGGCCGTCTTCGAGCGGTGCCACTTTCACACCCTCGACCGGGACGTCACCTTCAGGCCGGAGGGCATGGTGTTCGCCCCGGCCACGGCGCGCGCGAATCCGTACGGCTTCCTGGCCGTGGGGTGCCGGGTCACCTCGGGTGCCGAGGACGCCGCGTACAAGATCGCCCGGCCGTGGGTGCCCTCGTACGAGACGACCGCCTGGCCTTCGCTCGTCGTGCGGGACAGCCGGCTGGGGCCCGGTATCGACGCGGTGGAGCCCTACATCAACATGCGCGAGGCGTACCCGTGGCAGACCATGCGCTTCCGCGAGTACGCCAACTCCGGTCCTGGAGCGGTGATTTCGGTACCGGAGAACCGACCGCAGCTCACCGACGCACAGGCCGAGTCGCACACCCGGGAGGCGTATCTCGGGGACTGGAGGCCATGTGAGCGTCGCCGCGCCTGAACGACTCCCCCGAACCGACCGCTCCCGACCAACTGCCCCTGAATCAACTGCCTTTGAACCGACTGTCCTTGACCAACCGCCCTTGACCAACCGCCCCTGACGAAAGGTACCCGCACTCATGTCCCGTCCTACCGCTCTGTCCTTGGGCGCGGCTCTCGCCCTCGGCCTCGGGCTCGCCGTGATCCCCACCCAGGCCCAGGCCGCCACCGTGGTCGTCAGCAACTCCACCGACCTGTCCAACGCCATCAGGAACGCCACGGCGGGCACCACCATCCAGGTGCGCGCCGGTACGTACTACCCGACGGCCACCCTCCAGTCGACCGCCAACGGCACGTCCTCCAGCCGGATTTATCTCCAGCCCTACGGCTCCGAGATCGTGAAGATCGACGGCTCGAACCTCCCCGACGGGGACTGGATCTTCAAGCTCACCGCCGACTACTGGACCGTCTCGGGGATCACCTTCCAGAACTCCCCGGACAGCGCGGTCGTCTGCCAGTCCTGCGCCTCGACCGTCTGGGACAACATCAAGACCATCAACGGCGGCGACTCCGGCTTCACGCTCACCGGGGACAGCACCACCAACAACACCGTCCGGAACATCGACAGTTATGGCCACTATGACGCCGCCACCCACGGTGAGAACGCGGACGGCATCGCCATCAAGTTCGGTTCGGGCAGCGGCAACCTCGTCACCGGGGCGCGCCTCTACAACAACTCGGACGACGGCCTGGACTTCTGGTCGTTCTCGTCCCCGGTCACCGTCGAGCACACCTGGGCCATGGGCAACGGCAGGAACCGCTGGTCGGACTCGGCGTTCGCGGGCGACGGCAACGGCTACAAACTGGGCGGCGACGGCGAGGTCGTGGCCCACGTCCTCAACAACTCGGCAGCCTGGGACAACGCAGGCAACGGCCTTACCGAGAACGGCAACAAGGGCGCCATCGTCATCAACCGCACGACCGCCTACGCCAACGCCAAGTGGGGCTACTACTTCGCCACCGGCGCCGCCAGGCTCGGCAAGAACCTGGCGGTCGGCAACGGCGGCGGCTCGGTGAACAAGGGCACTTCGGTGGTCTCGGCCGGCAACAACTGGGACTCGGGCGTATCGACGCCCGCCTTCCGGTCCACCAACGCGTCGACCACGTACAACGCCCGCCAGTCCAACGGCGCGCTGCCCGTGACCACGTTCCTCACCACGGGCAGCACCACCATCGGCGCGACGATGGACTGAGCCCCTCAGCCTCTCAGCCTTGCCGAACCGGCCTGATCGACTCCAGGGTCGGCACCACCGGCTTGATCGTGCCGTCGGCCGCGAACTTCATGCGGTCGATGGTCGTCTCCCGGTGCATGCCGTCCCCGCCCGCCAGGCCGGGCCCGTTGAGGCCGAACCGGTGGTAGACCATGTACCAGTCGTCCGTGCCGGGGGCGTTGACCACGGAATGGTGGCCCGTGGCGAGGATGCCGTACTCCGGGCGCTTGGAGAGGATCGTGCCCCGCTTGGTCCACGGGCCGAGCGGGGAAGGACCGGTCGCGTAGGCGACGTGGTAGTTCTCGCTGCGGGTGTCGTCCTCGGACCACATGAAGTAGTACGTCCCGTTGCGCTTGACCACGAAGGAGCCCTCCCGGAAGTTGTCCGGGGTGATGTCCTGGATCTTCGACGCGTCGAACGACACCATGTCGTCGTTCAGCGGGACGACGTAACCGCGGCCGTTGCCCCAGTACAGGTACGACGTTCCGTCGTCGTCCGTGAAGACCGCCGGGTCGATCATCTGGCCTCGCAGCGAACCGCCCTTCGCCACCAGGGGTTTGCCGAGGGCGTCCTTGAAGGGGCCGGCGGGGGAGTCGGCCACCGCCACGCCGATCTGCTGCTCCGCGCAGAAGTAGAAGTAGTACTTGCCGTCGCGTTCGGCGATCGCGGGCGCCCAGGCGTTCTTGTCCGCCCAGGACACATCAGGACCCAGGTCGAGGATCTCGCCGTGGTCCTTCCAGTGGACCAGATCCTTTGATGAGAAGGCCTTGAACTTCGTGCCGCTCCAGCCCGGGAAGCCGTCCGTCGTCGGATAGATCCAGTAACGGCCGTCCAGATACTGGATGTCGGGGTCGGCGTACAGCCCCGGCAGCACCGGGCTACGGGTGGCCACGGCCTCGACGGTCCAGGTGCGGACGGTCCCGTCGGCCGCCGTCACCTCGTACTTCCGCGGTTTGCGGAAGTCGCGTCGCGTACCGGACGCCGGGCTCACCGTCGCGCCCTCACCGAGCCAGAGCTTCGGCGCGAGCCTCGACCTGTCCTCGCCCGGCATCATCGGCAGTACGACCTTCGAGGAGGCCTCGGTGACGACCGCGTACGCCTTCTGGTCCTTCACCGTGGCGTCCGTGATCGAGGTGCCGCTGACCGGATATGCGGCGAGCAGCCGGTCGTACTCCGCCTGCGTGACCGGCATGACCGTGCCGTGCCGCGGACTCGCGGGCAGTTGGTAGTTCTCCGACAACGTCCACCTGCCCGAGTCGAGGTCGGTCGTCTCGAAGGGCACGTAGCCGCGGCCGCCGTACTCGTCGATGAACAGGTACCACTTCTCCTCGGTGTTGGACTTGAAGACCGTCGGGCCCTCCCCGCGGTCGATCGAGCCACTGCCGACACAGTCCGCCACGAAGTCGTACGAGGTGTCCGTGAGCGTCGTCGACTTCTCCGCGGTGATGAACTTCGAGCAGGGGTTGGAGGAGGTGGGGTCCCGCTCGTCCTTCGTGTAGCGGTAGTAAGTGCCCCTGTGCTTGACGACCGTTGAGTCGATCACCGAGTATCCGGGGTCGTCCCAGACCTTCGGCTCGCTGAAGGAGCGGAAGTCCTTCGTCGTCGCGTACAGCATCTTGTTGTACGTGGAGCCGGTGTGGTCCGGGTCGTCGGCGGCGTACAGCTTGGACGCCCAGAAGACGACGAACTCGCCGAGCGTGTCGTCCCAATAGGCCTCCGGCGCCCAGGTGTTGCCCGCGCTGTCCGGCGAGACCCTCACCAGGCGCTGGTCGGTCCAGTGGACCAGGTCGGTGGACTCCCAGACCATGATGGACTTGCTGCCGTGGCGCTGGACGTCGTCCCAACTGCCGCTGGAGTTCTGGTACATGCGCAGATCGGTCGCGATCATGTAGAACTTGTCGCCCTCGGGGGAGCGGATCACGAACGGGTCGCGCAGGCCCTTCTCGCCGGTCGTGGAGGTGAGCACCGGCTTCCCGCCGTTCAACTCCCGCCAGTGCAGCGGGTCGTTGCCGCGGCTGAGGGCGTAGCGGATCTGCTCGCCGTCCGCCGTGCCCTCGCCGGTGAAGTAGGCGAAGAGGTAGCCGGCGTACTTCTGCTTGGTCACGTGAGGTGCTCCGCGTGGTGCTTCGGGTGAGGCTTGGGGTGGCGCTTGAGGTGGGGCTTGGGAGGGGGCTTGAGGCTGGGCCGCCGGGCTCGGTGGGGCGGCGAGCAGGCTCAGGAGGAGGGCGAAGAGGGGGATCAGGAGCGTGCGAACGGTGCGGGAACGCATGACACATCCTGTGGGGGTCTGGTGGATTCTGTTGGGGTGGACTGCCCTCGGAGTGTCACCAGTGGCGGACGGGGCGTCAATCGGTCGGCGCCGGTCCGGGCTGAGCGAAAGTTTCGGTGCGTTTGTCGGGTGCGGGTGCGTCGTGGCTGATCGCGCAGTTCCCCGCGCCCCTGGGGTGGATGGGGCGCGGGGTGGCCTTGAGGCGCGGGTCAGCGAGCCGGTGCTGTCCTTCTCAGGACAGCAGGCCCTGCGCGGTCGTTCTCAGGCCAGCAGGTCCAGGCAGTCGAAGGACGTGCCCGGGCTCAGGAACGCCGAACCCGTTGAGCCGCTGACGATGTTCAGCTTCAGGACGTTGTACTGACTGGTGTCCGACTTCCAGGCGGTTGCCGGGATGTTGTACGTGAACGTGTGGTTGTTGCCCCGGTACGAACCCGTGGTGAGGGATCGAGTCGCGGGCTGGGATGGCGGCGAAGGGATCGCCGATACCCAGTCGTTGACCGTCACGCGCGGGCGGCCGTTGATGTAGGCCGTCGTCACCCCGACGCGCAGGGTGTGCGCGGCGGCCGCCTGTGCCGCGGTCAGCTTGAAGTAGACGAGGACGCCGTCGTTGACGTCCTTCCACATGTAGCAGGGGAAGGACGCGGCCTCGCTGCCGCTGCCGATGGTGACGTTGCCGGTCCATTTCGCGGCGCGGCCGTCGGACGGGTGCGCGTACGTCATCAGGTCGGCGTTCTTGAACTCGCCCGGTGTACCGTCCCAGTCGCCGAGCCGCCAGAGGGTGCTCGCGGTGCTCGGATCGCCGCTGATCGTGATGCTGTTGAGGGCCGTCGTGCCGCCCGCGCTCACCGTCACCTCCCGCGTGTGGACGGCGAGTTCGCCCTTGTGGACCGTCAGTGTGTACGTGCCCGGCAGCATCCCGGGGCACGAGAAGGCACCCGTGCCGGCGGCGGCCTTCGCCCAGTACTGGGCGGCGGAGTTGGCGAGACCGACCGTGTACGCGTAGTCCGCGTCCATGCCCTTGAGGCCGACGCCCGCCACCTTGCCGCGTCCCGACTTGCCCACCCAGCCCGTGATGCCCAGGCCGTCCACCCACGACGTGTCGAGGTTGGCGTGGAAGAGCGAGGAGGAGGGCGCGCCGCCGTCGGTGAAGCTGAGCACGTACGGGCCCTGCAGGCCGTACCGCTCGGGCTCCGTCTGCGACTGGTTGTAGTGCAGGATCTCGTAGAGCGCCGCGCTGGTGGAGTTGGTGTGCCGCAGCAGCGAGCGGTAGAACGGGCCGCCCGAGGCCTTCTCGTGGTTGGACCGCACCAGCCACAGCGCGGCCGAACCGGTGGTGAAGCCGATGTGCTCGTAGTCCATGACGCGCTTGCCCGAGTAGTGCTTGGAGTGCGTCGTGCCGTCCGAGCGGGAGAAGACGTCCGAGGCCTCGATGGTCGTGTCGGACGAAGTCCAGGCGTCGGCACCCGAGTTGGGGAAGATGCCCGGCTTGATGCGGACGATGAACCGGGTCGCGGTGAACGATGAGTCCGCCTTGTCGGTCCACAGGTAGACGTTGTTCTGGCCGCTGCGGGCCGCGATCCACTGGGTGATCGCCCCGTGCGCGACCTTCACCAGGATCGTCGAGCCGACCTGCTTGATGGTGACCGTGGAGGCGCCGAGCCCGGTCTCGACGTGTGAGTGCTTGCCCTCGAAGCCCTCGTACTCCTTGCCCTTGTAGACCAGCGAGTTGAGGTCGCCGGTCGACTTGGACACCTTGAGGACGAGCGAGGCGCCCGTGTCGATCACGTAGTTGGAGCCGTCGTCCGTGTAACCGAACGTCGCGGCCGAGGCCGAGGACAGCAGCCCGGTACCGGCCACGACCGCCGCGCCGGTGCCGGCCACTCCCGCGGCGGACGCGGCGAGCAGCCGACGACGGGTGAGGTGTTTCTTGTGCGTGCTCACGTGCGGTGCTCCTGGTCGTACGTCACTGGTAAGTGAGGTCGGAGGCGGTGTAGTTGCAGTGCGTGCCGTCGGGGCCCGAGCCGTTCGTCGACGGCTCCGCACCCGTGTTGTTGCCGATGTACTTCTGGCACGGGACGATCTTCTTGCCGCTGTCGCCGATGATCGTGACGGCCCGCAGGGCCGCGGTGTCGCCGTAGTTGGTGTTGATGCCGACCAGCCGCGAACCCGGCGCGGTCACCTCGATCGTGTTGAAGATCGCGGTGCGCTTGTACTGCGTCGAGCAGTTGCCGCAGGAGCGGTACAGGGTCGTGAAGTCCTGGGCGGCGAACTTCGAGACGACGAGCTTGCCGCCGCCGTTGTGCTGAAAGACCTTGTCCGCGGCCTTCCTCGCGCCGCCGCCGTACACGGTGTAGGTCGCCGCATTGCCGCCGCGGAAGGTGGCGGCGTCCTCGCCGACGTCCTCCCACCAGACGTTCTGCAGATTGCAACTGCCCTGGCAGTGGATGCCGTCGGCGCCGGGCTTGCCGATGATGACGTTCTTCAGCGTCGCGCCGTCGGCGAGCCGGAAGATCGGGTCCTGGCCCTCCTCCTGGCCGTCACCGGCCAGATCGCCGCTGCCGTAGTAGCGCTTCATACCGCCGTCCCGGGTCCCCGACACGGCGATCGTCGCGGAGACGGCCTCGCTGCCGTTGGCGGTCGGCCAGGTGGTGGCGGCGCTCGCCGACGACATCATCGAGCTGGTGACGATCGCGGCTCCGGTCAGGGCGAAGGCGGAGAGACCGCCGACGACGGCGCGCCGCCGACCGGCCCTGCGACCGTGACGTGCGCGCTGTTCCGGTTCCATGCGTGAAGCCATGTCCCGATTCCTTCAGGTGGGGGGAGAGACCTTGCTTCTCCTGGTCGCCACCCGGAAGGCGGGGGTTGCCGCCCGTCGGAACTTTTTTACGAGCCGCCGTCGGACTGGTCGGACACGTCGGACACGTCGGACGCGTCGGACTACTCGGACCCTTCGGCCGCGAAGTCGCCCGCCACGCCCAGCTGTTCGTCCCCGGCCCGCGCGCCGGCCGTGTAGGTGTCGTCCCCGGCGTCACGGCCGCCGCGGTCGTGGTCGTACTGGCCGGCGAACACCCACTCGCCCGGCCACACCGTGCGGCCCGGCTTGAGTACCCAGGTGTAGACGAGGAAGCCGTCCTTTTCGGTGACGGTCGCCGTGAAGTCGTCCTCCGGCGCGGAGCGCCAGGCCCCCGCCGACGTGACCCCGCCGGTCTGCTTGACCTTCAACACGACGGTGAGCGCGGTGAGTTGCTTGCTCGTCTTCAGGGTCACATTGCTCTGCGCCCAGAACTCGTTGCTGTGCGTGTCGACCGAGCCGTCCGACCACAGCGGGCCGTTGGTGTCGTCGGCGTTGTCCGCGTTCGCGGGCGGAGCGGCCGGGGCGGACGTCTTCGGCTTGCCCGTCGGGGAGTTCGGCGTGCTCGGCTTGTCGGGCGGGGGCGAGGACTCGGCCGGGTCCGGCGGGACCGGGGCGCGGGTCGTCGTCTGCGGCGTCGGGTCGGGGGTCGGGGAGACCGCGACCGTCTGGTCGCCGGGCTTGTCGTCCTTCACCGCCGAGGCGACCGCGTAGCCGCCCACCGCGAGCACACCGGCGGCGGTGGCCGTGGCGCCGACGACACGGAACCAGCCGAGCGGGGACGACCGCGGAAAGGGACGCCGGGCACTCTCCGTGCCGGCCATGCCGCGTTCGACCCGGGCCAGGATGTGCGCGCGGTCGGGCTCGTACGCCTCGGCCGCGTCCCGCAGCGTGGCGCGCAGTTCCCCGTGCACGTCCTTCATCGTTCACCCCCTTCGGCTCCGGTGGCACGCAGCGCCGCCGCGTGCATCCGCCGCGGGGCCTCCTGGGACCCCAGCAACCGCTGCAGTTCCGCCATCCCCTTCGATGTCTGGCTCTTCACCGTACCCACCGAGATGCCGAGGGCGAGTGCGGTGTCCTTCTCCGAGAGGTCGAAAGCATGCCGC from Streptomyces sp. NBC_00878 harbors:
- a CDS encoding family 43 glycosylhydrolase, whose translation is MRSRTVRTLLIPLFALLLSLLAAPPSPAAQPQAPSQAPPQAPPQASPEAPRGAPHVTKQKYAGYLFAYFTGEGTADGEQIRYALSRGNDPLHWRELNGGKPVLTSTTGEKGLRDPFVIRSPEGDKFYMIATDLRMYQNSSGSWDDVQRHGSKSIMVWESTDLVHWTDQRLVRVSPDSAGNTWAPEAYWDDTLGEFVVFWASKLYAADDPDHTGSTYNKMLYATTKDFRSFSEPKVWDDPGYSVIDSTVVKHRGTYYRYTKDERDPTSSNPCSKFITAEKSTTLTDTSYDFVADCVGSGSIDRGEGPTVFKSNTEEKWYLFIDEYGGRGYVPFETTDLDSGRWTLSENYQLPASPRHGTVMPVTQAEYDRLLAAYPVSGTSITDATVKDQKAYAVVTEASSKVVLPMMPGEDRSRLAPKLWLGEGATVSPASGTRRDFRKPRKYEVTAADGTVRTWTVEAVATRSPVLPGLYADPDIQYLDGRYWIYPTTDGFPGWSGTKFKAFSSKDLVHWKDHGEILDLGPDVSWADKNAWAPAIAERDGKYYFYFCAEQQIGVAVADSPAGPFKDALGKPLVAKGGSLRGQMIDPAVFTDDDGTSYLYWGNGRGYVVPLNDDMVSFDASKIQDITPDNFREGSFVVKRNGTYYFMWSEDDTRSENYHVAYATGPSPLGPWTKRGTILSKRPEYGILATGHHSVVNAPGTDDWYMVYHRFGLNGPGLAGGDGMHRETTIDRMKFAADGTIKPVVPTLESIRPVRQG
- a CDS encoding rhamnogalacturonan lyase B N-terminal domain-containing protein, coding for MSTHKKHLTRRRLLAASAAGVAGTGAAVVAGTGLLSSASAATFGYTDDGSNYVIDTGASLVLKVSKSTGDLNSLVYKGKEYEGFEGKHSHVETGLGASTVTIKQVGSTILVKVAHGAITQWIAARSGQNNVYLWTDKADSSFTATRFIVRIKPGIFPNSGADAWTSSDTTIEASDVFSRSDGTTHSKHYSGKRVMDYEHIGFTTGSAALWLVRSNHEKASGGPFYRSLLRHTNSTSAALYEILHYNQSQTEPERYGLQGPYVLSFTDGGAPSSSLFHANLDTSWVDGLGITGWVGKSGRGKVAGVGLKGMDADYAYTVGLANSAAQYWAKAAAGTGAFSCPGMLPGTYTLTVHKGELAVHTREVTVSAGGTTALNSITISGDPSTASTLWRLGDWDGTPGEFKNADLMTYAHPSDGRAAKWTGNVTIGSGSEAASFPCYMWKDVNDGVLVYFKLTAAQAAAAHTLRVGVTTAYINGRPRVTVNDWVSAIPSPPSQPATRSLTTGSYRGNNHTFTYNIPATAWKSDTSQYNVLKLNIVSGSTGSAFLSPGTSFDCLDLLA
- a CDS encoding pectate lyase; the encoded protein is MASRMEPEQRARHGRRAGRRRAVVGGLSAFALTGAAIVTSSMMSSASAATTWPTANGSEAVSATIAVSGTRDGGMKRYYGSGDLAGDGQEEGQDPIFRLADGATLKNVIIGKPGADGIHCQGSCNLQNVWWEDVGEDAATFRGGNAATYTVYGGGARKAADKVFQHNGGGKLVVSKFAAQDFTTLYRSCGNCSTQYKRTAIFNTIEVTAPGSRLVGINTNYGDTAALRAVTIIGDSGKKIVPCQKYIGNNTGAEPSTNGSGPDGTHCNYTASDLTYQ